The following proteins are co-located in the Plasmodium vinckei vinckei genome assembly, chromosome: PVVCY_11 genome:
- a CDS encoding falcilysin, putative: protein MKLMKVLGYINIITNCVNGILCKGDKKRYSIFTNNYIYSISTLNNYSFVATMNKTPAWVNEKCPEHKSYDIVEKRYNESLKLTYTVYEHKKAKTQVIALGSNDPLDVEQAFGFYVKTLTHTDKGIPHILEHTVLSGSKNFNYKDSMALLEKGTLNTHLNAYTFNDRTIYMAGSMNNRDFFNIMAVYMDSVFQPNVLENKFIFQTEGWTYEVEKLKEEEKNLDIPKIKDYKVSFNGIVYNEMKGAFSNPLQDLYYEVMRNMFPDNVHSNVSGGDPKEIPNLSYEEFKEFYYKNYNPKKIKVFFFSKNNPTELLNFVDNYLCQLDFTKYRDDAVEHVNYQEYRKGPFYIKKKFADHSEEKENLASVSWLLNPKKHKNSDADLSLESPTDYFAWLIINNLLTHTSESVLYKALIESGLGNSIVDRGLNDSLVQYVFSIGLKGIKEKNEKNISLDKVHYEVERIVLEALKKVVKEGFNKSAVEAAINNIEFVLKEANLKISKSIDFVFEMASRLNYGKDPLLIFEFEKHLNVVKDKIKNEPKYLEKYVEKHLLNNDHRVVILLEGDENYGAEQDKFEKDMLKKRIESFTEKEKENVITDFENLTKYKNAEESPEHLDKFPIISISDLNEKTLEIPVNPFFTNLNNENNMQDYNKTKDNQKLIKENMDRFINNYILNKDGNNSKNADVPMLVYEIPTSGILYLQFIFSLDNLTLEELSYLNLFKSLILENKTNKRSSEDFVILREKNIGNMMTNVALLSTSDRLNVTDKYNAKGFFNFEMHMLSHKCNDALEIGLEALKESDFSNKKKVIEILKRKINGMKTTFASKGHSILIKYVKSRINSKYFAYDLIHGYDNYLKLQEQLKLAETDYESLEAILNRIRKKIFKRNNLIMNVTVDPGTIDQLFAKSKNSFNDLLSYFEENELECSKDDNCNNVVGWNKEIQEKKLLEGNDKKKELLVVPTFVNSVSMSGVMFNKGEYLDPSFTVIVAALKNSYLWETVRGLNGAYGVFADIEYDGTVVFLSARDPNLEKTLQTFREAAQGLRKMADAMTKNDLLRYIINAIGTIDRPRRGVELSKLSFSRIISNETEQDRIEFRNRVMNTKKEDFYKFADLLEKKVKEFEKNIVVITNKEKANEYINNVDKDFKKILIE from the coding sequence atgaaattaatgAAAGTTTTAGGATATATTAACATCATCACGAATTGCGTAAATGGGATTTTATGCAAAGGAGATAAGAAAAGATATAGcatatttacaaataattatatttattcaataagcacattaaataattattcgTTTGTTGCAACCATGAATAAAACGCCTGCGTGggttaatgaaaaatgccCAGAGCATAAAAGTTATGATATTGTtgaaaaaagatataatgAGAGTTTAAAATTGACTTATACTGTTTATGAACATAAAAAGGCCAAAACACAAGTTATAGCATTAGGGTCAAATGACCCATTAGATGTTGAGCAAGCATTTGGATTTTATGTTAAAACGTTGACTCATACAGATAAAGGGATACCCCATATATTAGAGCATACGGTTTTATCTGGCTcgaaaaattttaattataaggATTCTATGGCGTTATTAGAAAAGGGAACGTTAAATACACATCTGAATGCTTACACATTTAATGATAgaactatatatatggcTGGGTCAATGAATAACAGAgacttttttaatataatggCAGTATATATGGATAGTGTATTCCAACCAAATgttttagaaaataaatttatttttcaaacagAAGGGTGGACATATGAagttgaaaaattaaaagaagaagaaaagaATTTAGATATTCCTAAAATCAAAGATTATAAAGTTTCATTTAATGgtattgtatataatgaaatgaAAGGAGCTTTTAGTAATCCATTACAAGATTTATATTATGAGGTTATGAGAAATATGTTTCCTGATAATGTTCATTCAAATGTTAGCGGTGGTGATCCAAAAGAAATCCCAAACTTATCTTATGAAGAATTTAAAGAATTctattacaaaaattataatccCAAAAAGAttaaagtatttttttttagtaaaaataatccaaccgaattattaaattttgtaGATAATTACTTATGCCAATTAGATTTTACTAAATATAGAGATGATGCTGTGGAACATGTAAATTATCAAGAATATAGAAAAGGGcccttttatataaaaaaaaaatttgctGACCATTcagaagaaaaagaaaatttagCCTCGGTTTCATGGTTGTTGAATccaaaaaaacataaaaattcaGATGCTGATCTAAGTTTAGAATCCCCAACAGATTATTTTGCATggttaataataaataatttattaaccCATACATCGGAAagtgtattatataaagcTTTAATAGAAAGTGGTTTGGGTAATAGTATTGTTGATAGAGGTCTAAATGATAGTTTAGTTCAATATGTTTTCAGCATAGGGTTAAAAGGAAttaaggaaaaaaatgagaaaaACATAAGTTTAGATAAAGTACATTATGAAGTCGAAAGGATTGTTTTAGAAGCTTTGAAAAAAGTTGTTAAAGAAGGTTTTAATAAATCAGCTGTAGAAGCAGCCATAAATAACATAgaatttgttttaaaagaagcaaatttaaaaatatcaaaaagTATAGATTTTGTTTTTGAAATGGCATCAAGATTGAATTATGGAAAAGACCCATTACTAATATTTGAATTTGAAAAGCATTTAAATGTTGTTAAAGATAAGATAAAAAACGAACCCAAATATTTAGAAAAGTACGTTGAGaaacatttattaaataatgatcATCGTGTAGTCATCTTGCTTGAAGGTGATGAAAATTATGGAGCTGAACAAGACAAATTCGAAAAAgatatgttaaaaaaaagaatagaAAGCTTTAcagaaaaggaaaaagaaaatgttaTAACTGATTTCGaaaatttaacaaaatataaaaatgcagAAGAATCACCAGAACATTTGGATAAATTCCCAATTATAAGTATATCTGATTTGAATGAAAAAACATTAGAAATTCCAGTAAATCCATTCTTTactaatttaaataatgaaaacaatATGCAAGATTACAATAAAACGAAAGATAACCAAAAATTGATTAAGGAAAATATGGATcgttttataaataactaCATTCTTAATAAGGATGgaaataatagtaaaaatgCTGATGTACCAATGTTAGTATATGAAATACCTACAAGTggcatattatatttacaattcatattttcattgGACAATTTAACACTTGAAGAGTTAAGCTATTTAAATCTTTTTAAAAGTTTAATtcttgaaaataaaacaaataaaagatCTTCTGAagattttgttattttaagagaaaaaaatataggtAATATGATGACAAATGTAGCATTATTATCTACTAGCGACCGCTTAAATGTAactgataaatataatgcaaaaggtttttttaattttgaaatGCACATGCTAAGCCATAAATGTAATGATGCTTTAGAAATTGGTTTAGAAGCATTAAAAGAGTCtgatttttcaaataaaaaaaaagtaattgAAATTTTgaagagaaaaataaatggaatGAAAACAACTTTCGCTTCAAAAGGACAttctatattaataaaatatgttaaatCTCGTATCAATTCGAAATATTTTGCTTATGACCTAATACATGGTTATgacaattatttaaaattacaaGAGCAATTAAAATTAGCCGAAACTGACTATGAATCTCTTGAAGCTATATTAAATAGaatcagaaaaaaaatatttaaaagaaataatttaataatgaatGTAACAGTTGATCCAGGAACTATTGATCAGTTGTTTGctaaatcaaaaaattcGTTCAATGATTTATTGTCATATtttgaagaaaatgaattagAATGCAGCAAAGATGATAATTGTAATAATGTTGTTGGATGgaataaagaaatacaagaaaagaaattatTGGAGGGAaacgataaaaaaaaagaattactTGTCGTCCCAACATTTGTAAATTCAGTCTCCATGTCTGGAGTTATGTTTAACAAAGGTGAATATCTTGACCCAAGCTTTACTGTTATCGTAGCagcattaaaaaattcatacTTATGGGAAACAGTTCGAGGCCTTAATGGTGCTTATGGTGTATTTGCTGATATTGAATATGATGGTActgttgtatttttatcagCAAGAGATCcaaatttagaaaaaacaTTGCAAACATTTAGAGAAGCAGCTCAAGGTTTAAGAAAAATGGCTGATGCTAtgacaaaaaatgatttattaaGATATATAATCAATGCTATTGGAACAATTGATAGACCTAGAAGAGGTGTTGAATTGAGTAAGCTTTCCTTTTCAAGAATTATATCAAATGAAACTGAACAAGATAGAATTGAATTCAGAAATAGAGTTATGAACACTAAAAAAGaagatttttataaatttgcagatttattagaaaaaaaagttaaagaatttgaaaaaaatattgtagtTATAACTAATAAAGAAAAGgcaaatgaatatataaataatgttgataaagattttaaaaaaatacttatCGAATAa
- a CDS encoding protein arginine N-methyltransferase 5, putative has product MPIKNKYGILNIGIEYNYNDVNDIQISEISPDFIVTNLFKDSPLNSNNFSNISHNNSNEENNKNSEYQVCPLFGDKFEDIDIWKENIYGKISEWIDTDNTDEAISEYSIDALNKQIQWSSYISVKNLIINTPLYNKCDNYARCINSNIHNYNGVSITLKVPIAQKIKNIDHLNTNFNNNTSKHGDSSNDACENIINGWNLWAKFISYCNFDFSNLNVAIEFLNIKDIDINNINLDIWKSEPVKLIIIPLDAFVIDSKTGYPYLPKKLKDLLIFFFRKNVDVVLTFHKKGEHQCRYNAENGGIYLEGKRIETDEMNMIEKTNNKHKLGKNVKEDSEDTNEFIDNIYYLKCCIYYLKRLFMSIENFDTHTLFDSSYWDYLQIPLQPLKDNLSSQVYEIFERDKTKYEKYELAISNYLSDELNKKKHNNDKPNLSNEGNNNNSDKSKINKSGERHFIIFVVGAGRGPLVDCTLRALETNKINKYSIYAIEKNDSAILILKNRLLNEKWKNVKVINSDMRYLNIDIKADLIVSELLGSFGDNELFPECLDCVKKYLKEDGISIPQNCLSYVEPISCAKVYYKLCNNTFSGNNENFYVINLYSYYKISEGPKECFYFDIPSKNIKNDNTHNTRYKNLNFKVTNDAYLHGFLCYFNSKLYNDVYLSIEPSTHTDNLHSWYPLFIPINKIIFLKNKQNLSFSIWRLTDSHKIWYEWCVNEPTSTNIHNYNARHFSIGK; this is encoded by the coding sequence ATgcctataaaaaataaatatggaaTTTTAAACATAGGGATAGAATATAACTACAATGATGTAAATGATATACAAATAAGTGAGATAAGCCCGGATTTTATTGTGACAAATCTGTTTAAAGACAGTCCATTAAATTCTAATAACTTTAGTAATATTAGTCACAATAATTCAAacgaagaaaataataaaaattccgAATATCAAGTCTGCCCACTATTTGGGGATAAATTTGAAGATATAGATATTtggaaagaaaatatttatggaaaaatatCGGAGTGGATCGATACAGATAATACAGATGAAGCTATTAGCGAATACTCTATCGACGCTcttaataaacaaatacaGTGGTCAAGTTACATATcagtaaaaaatttaattattaacactccattatataataaatgtgaTAATTATGCTAGATGCATTAATTCCAATATTCACAACTACAATGGAGTTTCAATAACTCTAAAAGTGCCAATAgcccaaaaaataaaaaatattgatcaTCTAAAtactaattttaataataatacttcAAAACATGGAGATAGTAGTAACGATGCatgtgaaaatataataaacgGGTGGAATCTTTGGGCTAAGTTTATATCTTATTgtaattttgatttttcaaatttgaATGTAGCTATAGAATTCTTAAACATAAAAGATATTGAcattaataatatcaaTTTAGATATATGGAAATCAGAACCtgttaaattaataatcaTACCTCTTGATGCATTCGTTATAGACTCAAAAACTGGATATCCATATTTACCgaaaaaattgaaagatcttttaatatttttttttagaaaaaatgtTGACGTAGTATTAACTTTTCACAAAAAGGGGGAACATCAATGTAGATACAATGCAGAAAATGGGGGCATATATTTAGAAGGGAAACGAATCGAAACCGATGAAATGAATATGatagaaaaaacaaataataaacataaattaGGTAAAAATGTTAAGGAAGATTCAGAGGATACGAATGAATTcattgataatatatactatttgaaatgttgtatttattacttAAAAAGATTGTTTATGTCaattgaaaattttgataCCCACACTTTGTTTGATAGCTCGTATTGGGATTATTTACAAATCCCTTTGCAGCCATTAAAAGATAATTTATCATCTCAAgtttatgaaatatttgaaagagataaaacaaaatatgagAAATACGAGTTAGCTATTTCAAACTATTTATCTGATGAactaaacaaaaaaaaacataataatgataaaccTAACCTATCAAATgaaggaaataataataattcagaTAAAAGTAAGATAAATAAATCGGGTGAAagacattttattatatttgtggTGGGGGCTGGTAGAGGACCGTTAGTCGACTGCACATTAAGAGCGTTAGAAACGAATaagataaataaatattctatttatgcaatagaaaaaaatgatagtgctattttaatattaaaaaatcgattgctaaatgaaaaatggaaaaatgtTAAAGTTATTAATAGTGATATGAGGTATCtaaatatagatattaAAGCAGATTTAATTGTTAGTGAGTTATTAGGTTCATTTGGAGATAATGAACTTTTCCCTGAATGCTTAGACTgtgtgaaaaaatatttaaaagaagaCGGGATTAGTATCCCACAAAATTGTTTATCTTATGTTGAACCAATTTCGTGTGCAAAAGTTTATTACAAACTATGTAATAATACTTTTTCAggaaataatgaaaatttttatgttattaacttatattcttattataaaatttcagAAGGGCCTAAagaatgtttttattttgatataccaagtaaaaatataaaaaatgataatactCATAATACTCGTTATAAAAATCTCAATTTTAAAGTAACCAATGATGCATATTTACATGGTTTTTTATGTTACTttaattcaaaattatataatgatgTATATTTGTCAATTGAACCAAGTACCCATACAGATAACTTACACAGTTGGTATCCTTTATTTATCCCAATCaataaaatcatttttttaaaaaataaacaaaatctTTCTTTTAGTATTTGGAGATTAACAGATAGTCATAAAATATGGTATGAATGGTGTGTCAATGAGCCAACTAGTACAAACatacataattataatgcCCGACATTTTTCTATTGGCAAATAA
- a CDS encoding protein transport protein Sec24A, putative, with the protein MQPHDSNRGLNNFNNSSNPNSNNNALNYNNQNNMNAPIASPFSYSGNTTNNINRGAGNVPPMGNTNDNAGYNTVKGNPNYYSGQNYYGTQNPVQHSAYAANSSNLNEGMYGREPPNSNPYLNNQGQYMGAQNAYMPMAANIPNNNASAYKDMGNNLRYDANKPMNSVQPIVNDTYQEFLQFNAFSHFVKSSVNYMPANATLKQKTHVPLGFTIQPLAPIPDGYPELASVNFGNSTVVRCKKCRTYINPFARFEAGGKKWNCNMCYNINETPQFYYVPLDEKGKRKDLFQRPELCTGSVEFIAPSDYMIRPPQPPVYLFLIDVTVTSINSGLLDVVCNTIKKLLPKNNDENATNANSNNKKVFDSRTLIGIITFDSTIHFYNLNSNLKQNQMMVVSDIQDIFIPLPENILVNVHECQNAIDNLLDNLPNMWRNNKMSDCCAGNALKAAVMLIKKVGGKILFFLSSVPNIGDLTVNVNREAKDKGSSYKKIYNSSSSNGNSDLKLREVEMLNPANNEYGEFAQSITQFQIAVDLFACPLYNLDLASIYPLIKNSGGSLYYYPQFNVHQYSDKLREELLFALTTETAWESVMRIRISRGWKITNWYGNFQFRGVDLLALPNCHSSQTFSIVVDLEENVVQDSVVYVQSALLYTNSNGERRIRLHTYALPVTQNIKTITDSINPQVAVSLLSHQAIEVIKKGKIADGRNLIQTLCSQVLSTQLSSSENSRLLPIYILGMLKSVAFRDSGDVPPDMRIFHWSRVENIPVESIEAYFYPKMFSLHNLEKHHGNYDENNNFVFPPTLNLTCENMTQDGCYLVEDGENIVMWIGRSINPQWIYSVFGVQSLEQLNSEYAENHIGSTDNPSSLQVLNIINALRKSRTPSYMRLMVVKQGDPLEYKFFSYLIEDRSQHMMISLKEFLAKFYPKYPQFTPSLSNPHAATFDR; encoded by the exons atgcagCCACATGATAGCAATCGAGggttaaataattttaataacagTAGTAATCCTAATAGTAACAACAATGCATTAAATTACAacaatcaaaataatatgaatgcGCCAATTGCTAGCCCGTTTTCATATAGTGGTAATACtactaataatattaatagaGGCGCTGGAAATGTACCACCTATGGGTAATACTAATGATAATGCGGGTTATAATACTGTAAAAGGAAATCCAAATTATTACAGCGGGCAAAATTACTATGGCACACAAAATCCAGTGCAACATAGCGCATATGCAGCAAATTCAagtaatttaaatgaagGAATGTATGGTAGGGAACCCCCCAATTCTAATccttatttaaataatcaaGGACAATATATGGGGGCgcaaaatgcatatatgccAATGGCAGCTAATAttccaaataataatgctaGCGCATACAAAGATATGGGAAACAATTTAAGATATGATGCGAATAAACCTATGAATAGCGTGCAGCCTATAGTAAATGATACATATCAagaatttttacaatttaatGCCTTTTctcattttgtaaaaagTTCAGTAAACTATATGCCAGCTAATGCAAcattaaaacaaaagacGCACGTTCCATTAGGTTTTACTATACAACCATTAGCACCAATACCTGATGGATATCCAGAATTAGCGTCAGTAAATTTTGGCAATTCAACTGTTGTTCgatgtaaaaaatgtaggacatatataaatccaTTTGCTCGATTTGAAGCGGGAGggaaaaaatggaattgCAATATgtgttataatataaatgaaacaccacaattttattatgtgcCATTAGATGAAAAAGGCAAACGAAAAGATTTATTTCAAAGACCCGAATTATGTACAGGCAGTGTTGAATTTATTGCACCAAGTGATTATATGATACGACCACCACAGCCAcctgtatatttatttttaatagatGTAACAGTAACATCAATAAATTCAGGACTATTAGATGTTGTTTGTaatacaattaaaaaattactaccaaaaaataatgatgaaaatgctACTAATgcaaatagtaataataaaaaggtGTTTGATTCTCGTACATTAATTGGTATTATAACATTTGATTCAACTATAcacttttataatttaaattcgaatttaaaacaaaatcaaATGATGGTAGTGTCAGATATACaagatatttttatccCATTAcctgaaaatattttagtaAATGTGCATGAATGCCAAAATGCAATTGATAATTTATTAGACAACTTACCAAATATGTGGAGGAATAATAAGATGAGCGACTGCTGTGCAGGAAATGCATTAAAAGCAGCAGTTAtgcttataaaaaaagtaggaggcaaaatattattttttctttcatcTGTACCAAATATAGGTGACTTAACAGTTAATGTAAATAGAGAAGCAAAGGATAAAGGCAGcagttataaaaaaatatataattctaGTTCAAGTAATGGTAATTCAGATTTGAAATTACGAGAAGTAGAAATGCTAAATCCAgctaataatgaatatggAGAATTTGCGCAAAGTATAACACAATTTCAAATAGCTGTTGATTTATTTGCATGcccattatataatttagatTTAGCCAGCATATACccattaataaaaaattcaggaggttctttatattattacccACAATTTAATGTACATCAATATAGTGATAAATTAAGAgaagaattattatttgcattGACAACTGAAACTGCATGGGAATCTGTAATGAGAATAAGAATAAGTAGAGGCTGGAAAATTACTAATTGGTATGGCAATTTTCAATTTAGGGGAGTTGATTTATTAGCATTACCTAATTGCCATTCTAGTCAAACCTTTAGTATTGTTGTAGATTTAGAAGAAAATGTAGTACAAGATTCAGTAGTATATGTACAATCagcattattatataccaATTCGAATGGGGAAAGACGAATACGATTACACACATATGCATTACCAGTAACTCAAAACATTAAAACAATTACAGATTCAATTAATCCCCAAGTTGCtgtatcattattatcacATCAAGCTATagaagtaataaaaaaaggaaaaatagCTGATGGCAGAAATTTAATACAAACCTTATGCTCCCAAGTATTATCTACACAATTGTCATCATCAGAAAACTCACGACTATtacctatatatattttaggtATGCTAAAATCTGTTGCATTTAGAGATAGTGGAGATGTACCACCCGATATGAGAATATTTCATTGGTCAAGAGTAGAAAATATTCCAGTCGAATCAATCGAAGCATACTTTTATCCAAAAATGTTTAGTTTACATAATCTTGAAAAACATCATGGAAATTATGacgaaaataataattttgtatttccTCCAACCCTTAATTTGACATGCGAAAATATGACTCAGGATGGGTGCTATTTGGTGGAAGACGGCGAAAACATAGTAATGTGGATAGGAAG aAGCATAAATCCTCAATGGATCTATTCAGTTTTTGGTGTTCAATCACTTGAGCAATTAAACTCGGAGTACGCAGAAAACCATATAG gATCAACTGATAACCCTTCTAGCTTACaagttttaaatataatcaatGCATTGAGAAAATCTAGAACACCATCTTACATGAGATTAATGGTAGTAAAACAAGGAGATCCATTGGAATACAA ATTTTTCTCATACTTAATAGAAGACAGATCTCAACACATGATGATATCTTTAAAAGAATTTTTAGCAAAATTTT ATCCAAAGTATCCGCAGTTTACCCCTTCGTTGAGCAACCCACATGCTGCAACATTCGAccgttaa